The Ascidiaceihabitans donghaensis genome includes the window ACGCTTCAAAACGTGGTGGTACAATTTCTACGACAAACAAGACATTCTGGGCTATCCGATGGCGGACACGTCACCGGCCTACGGGGATCTGAGCAAGGCCAAGAAATTGCGTGATGTTTCGATCAACGCAGGCAGCACATTCAGCGCTTGGAACCCGCTGTCGCACAACGCTTATTGGCGCGACAGCGATGTCATCGATCCGATTATTCGCTTTATTCAAAACATGTTACGTTAGGGGGCATTATGATAAAACTGACACTCGCATTAACAGCATTTGGCCTGATGGCCAGCCAAGCCAGCGCTCAGTTCAAGGGCAATATCTACGCAGGGTGGGTGCAATACACCGGCGACGGTACCGCGCAGGCACGGGTGGTTATCAACACCGATCCTGCCAATCCTGCAGGCACAAAATGCCCCGATATCCGGCATGGCAACACCAAAACTCCCATGACGTTGCGCAGCGGCTTTGCGCCTTTGGGCTTTGAAGGGGTCCGCGTCTGCGTGGCTCCTGTAGACAGCACGATGGTGGGGATGTTTGTGCCCCCCGCCTTGCGTTTGCCGACCCCTTCAACGGATCCGCAAAAGATTGCTGTTCTGGGCGATACGGGGTGCCGCGTGGCTTATGGCATTGTGCAAAATTGCACTGGCGACGGGCAGGGCAAGGCATGGGACTATGAGGCGGTGGCTGATCGCGCGGCGCAGGATGCCCCTGATTTGTTCATTCATGTAGGTGATATGCACTACCGTGAAACAGGCACATGCGATGAAGGCTGCCACCAGTCCAACATCGGGTTTTCATGGGCCAGCTGGAAAGCGGATTTCTTTGACCCCTCAGCCACCGTGTTCCAGACAGCCCCCCTGATCCCTGTGCGTGGCAACCACGAGGACTGCACGCGGGCTTGGAAAGGCTGGTTCTATCTGCTTGATCCCAATCCGATCGAAGCCACCAGTTGGCCCGCATCCTGCCCCGGCAAGAACGGAGCCCCTTTGGATGCCGGCGGCAACGACTGGAGCTACACATTACCGTACCCTGTCACATTCGACAGTTTCCAAGTGATCGTGATGGACACCGCCCGCATCGACAATGACTACGGATCGCGCCCTGATCAAGGGGCTGTGGATCAGTACAAGGTCGAGTTTTCGGCCATTGAACTGATTGCAGAGCAGGCCGCTGTGCCTTCATGGTTGGTGACGCATCGTCCGTTTTGGGCGATTGCCAGCTACGGGTCAGAGGCTGCGCCCAAAGCCTCACCCACAGATCAGACCTTGCAAGTGGCATTGGCGCAATCGGTACAAAAGGCGCTGCCATCCCAAATCAAACTGACCATGGCCGGTCATATCCATCTGGCGCAACAGCTTAGCTTTTCAGATGGTCGCCCATCGCAATTTGTCTTCGGTAATTCCGGCACCAAACGCGATCCTGAATTGGGCACAGGTGGTGTGCTGCACAGCAATGCAAAGCGGGCTTTGGGACGCCTTGGGGCCAATACCAATGATTTTTTCTGGTCTTATCATTTCAGCTACGGGTTGATCACGCCGGGCAGTGGTGTGTGGGATGTGTCATTTCATGATGCAGCGGGCCAAAAGATGCACAGCACCAGCGTCGCGCAATAGAAAAAACCGCCGCCCGAATGAACGAGCGGCGGCTTTTGTTTGTAAAAGGTGGGGGCCAGCCCCCACACCCCCGGGATATTTCTAGCGAAAAGAAACGGGGACGGGGGGATTCTATTGCGGCGGGTTATTCCATAACAGGGATAGAAAATTCTCCGCCTTCTTTGATGCCCGATGGCCAACGCGCTGTCACGGTCTTGGTGCGTGTGTAGAACTTGAACGCATCCGGCCCGTGCTGGTTCAGATCACCAAAGACGGATTTTTTCCAACCGCCAAACGTGTGATACGCCAGCGGCACAGGGATTGGCACGTTGATGCCGACCATGCCCACATTGATCCGGTTGGCAAAGTCACGCGCCGCATCGCCGTCGCGTGTGAAGATCGCCGTGCCGTTGCCGTATTCGTGGTCCATCGCCAAGCCGATGGCTTCTTCGTAGCTTTGTGCGCGTACACAGGTCAGCACTGGCCCGAAGATTTCGTGCTTGTAGATGTCCATGTCCTTGGTGGCTTTGTCGAACAAATGCGGTCCCACAAAGAAGCCGTCCTCATAGCCTTGCAATTTGAAGTCGCGCCCGTCGACCACCAGTTCGGCGCCTTGATCCACGCCGGTTTGCACAAGGCGTTCGATGTTGGCTTTGGCCGCTGCCGTGACAACCGGGCCGTAGTCCACGTCGTTGCCGGATGTGTATGGGCCGACCTTGAGGCTTTCGATGCGCGGTACCAGCTTTTCGATCAAGCGATCTGCCGTTTCATCGCCCACAGGAACCGCTACGGAAATCGCCATGCAGCGTTCGCCCGCAGCACCATAGCCCGCGCCGATCAAAGCATCTGCGGCCTGATCCATATCCGCGTCGGGCATGATGATCATGTGGTTTTTCGCGCCGCCAAAGCACTGCACGCGTTTGCCGTTCGCACAGCCTGTGGAATAGATGTATTCCGCAATCGGGGTCGATCCGACAAAGCCCACCGACTGGATGACTTCGTGGTGCAGGATCGCGTCCACGGCTTCTTTGTCGCCGTTGACGACTTGCAGGATGCCTTTTGGCAGTCCCGCTTCTTCCATCAGCTCCGCCAGCATCAATGGCACAGACGGGTCGCGCTCGGAGGGTTTCAGGATAAAGGCGTTTCCACATGCGATGGCCGGTGCGAACATCCACATCGGGATCATGGCAGGGAAGTTGAACGGCGTGATGCCCGCAGTCACACCCAAAGCTTGGCGCATGGAATACATGTCGATGCCGGGGCCTGCGCTGTCGGTGTAATCGCCTTTGAGCAACTCGGGCGCCCCGATGCAATATTCCACAACCTCAAGGCCGCGCTGCACGTCACCGGCGGCGTCGGGCAGGGTTTTGCCGTGCTCGCGGGACAGGGCCTCGGCCAGCTTGTCCATGTTGTCATTGAGCAAGCCCACAAACTTCATCATGACGCGAGCACGACGTTGCGGGTTGGTTGCTGCCCAAGCAGGCTGTGCTGCTTGCGCATGTTTCACGGCCTCGTCCATTTCAGCTGAAGATGCCAGCGGGCATTTTGCCTGCACTTCGCCTGTGGCGGGGTTCATGACGTCGGCAAAGCGGCCTGACGTGCCTTTGACGTGGGCGCCGTTGATGTAGTGGGTCAGCTCTTGCATGGAATTCTCCCTAAGGTGTGTTTGGGCGCATCCTAGTCTTGCAAAAACGCCAGCAACAGAGGAAAGATGGCAAAATCGCTTTGCAAAAATGTCAGGACGTTGGGATGCAAGCCAATTGGGACGATGTCCGTTTATTTTTAAGTGTTGCACGCGAAGGGGGGCTGTCGGCGGCGGGCAAAATACTGCGGCTTGATCCTGCAACTTTGGGGCGGCGGATGACACGTCTGGAAGACACCACAGGCACGGCGTTGTTTGTAAAGTCGCCGCAAGGGTATGCGCTGACAGAGGCAGGAACGCAGCTTTTGGCCCGTGCCGAGGCTGCTGAGACGGCTATGCGCGCGGCAACGGCCAGTTTGCCAACCGGCAGTGAAAGCCTGACGGGCCAAATCCGTATCGGTGCGCCGGATGGTTGTGCGAACTATGTTTTGCCGCAAGTCTGTGCGCGGCTCAGTGCCCGTCATCCCGATCTGGACATTCAGATTGTTGCTTTGCCGCGTGTTTTCAATCTGTCGCGGCGCGAAGCGGATTTGGCGATCGGGGTCAGTGCGCCAACAGCGGGGCGCCTGACTGTGCAAAAGATCACGGACTACAAACTGCATCTGGCGGCTGCCGAGGACTATTTGCAGGCAAGTGCCACGATCCGGATGCCTCAGGATCTGAAATCTCATAAGATTGTGGGGTACATCCCCGACATGATTTTTGACCGCGAACTGGACTATCTGGCCCACATTGGTGTGGCGCGGGTGCCCTTGGCGTCCAATTCTGTGTCTGTGCAATTGAACCTGCTTCGCCATGGTGGCGGGGTTGGCGTGGTGCATGATTTTGCCTTGCCAGCGGCCCCTAATTTGGTGCGTATCCTCACCGACAAAATCAGCCTGACACGCGCGTTTTACATGATCCGCCACGAAGCGGACCGAAAGAATACTAAACTGACACAGCTGGCTGATGATCTAAGCGCCGGGTTGCGCCAAGAGGTGGCGCATCTGGAAGCAACCTTGACTTGAGAAGGCTTTGCGCCGACGCTGGACCTCTACATTACAAATGACAGGAGGCCGTCTCATGCTGGTACAGCAGATTCTCAAATCCAAATCCGACGACGCGGTGGTGACCGTGGCGCCCGGCACACTTGTGTCGGATGCCGCAAAGGTACTGGCAGAGCGGCGCATCGGGACGGTTGTGGTGTCCAAGGACGGGCAAAGCATGGCGGGCATTTTGTCCGAACGCGACATTGTGCGCGAAATCGGCAAGCGCGGGGCCTCTTGCCTGAGCGACAAAGTAGACAGCTATATGACAACAAAACTGATCACCTGCGGGCGCAATGAAAGTGCGGACAAGGTGCTTGAAATGATGACCGAAGGGCGGTTTCGCCACATGCCAGTGGTCGAAGATGGCGCGTTGGTTGGCCTGATCACAATCGGCGATGTGGTCAAAGCGCGGCTGACAGAATTGGCAATGGAAAAGGATGCGCTGCAGGGAATGATTATGGGGCATTGACCCCAATTGCCAAGTTTGCGTTAACACCTGCTTGCAATCCCTCGCGCGACCCTGTTTCTTGCACGCAACATTATTGCTGAAACGGAGCATCCTTATGCGCGTTGGACTATATCCGGGAACTTTTGATCCCATCACTTTGGGTCATATCGACATCATCCGGCGGGCCAGTGCGCTTGTGGACAAGCTGGTGATTGGCGTTGCGATCAATCGCGACAAGGGCCCGCTGTTTAGTCTGGAAGAGCGTGTGGCGATGATCGAAGCGGAATGCGCCAAGCTGTCCGAACAAACCGGAACCCAGATTGTGGCCCACCCGTTTGAAAACCTGTTGATTGATTGCGCCCGCGACGTGGGCGCACAAATGATCATACGCGGTCTGCGCGCCGTAGCCGATTTTGAATACGAATATCAAATGGTTGGCATGAACCGCGTGCTGGATGACAGCATCGAGACTGTGTTTTTGATGGCCGAAGCCAAACATCAGGCCATCGCGTCGAAGCTGGTCAAAGAAATCGCGCGGCTTGGCGGCGATGTGACCAAGTTTGTCCCGCCTTTGGTGAATAAAGAGCTGACGAAGCGTTTGGGATAAAAACTGGGACAAAGCCCCGTTGACGGGGCCGGGACGCTTTGACTTCTTTTCGCCAAAATATCTCGGGGGAGGCCGAAGGCCGGGGGCCGCGCCCCTAAGCTCAAATTTCTCCCTAGACCCCCCGTCCGATTAGGACAAAGCCAGACGCTCCGCCATATCGATCATGCGGTTGGAAAACCCCCATTCATTGTCGTACCACGCCAGCACGCGGATCATGGTTTTGTCCTGCACATGGGTTTGATCCAGCGCCACCGTCGCGCTCATCGGGTCGTGGTTCAGATCAACAGATACCATCGGTGTGGATGTGACGGCCATGATCCGCGCCATAGGACCATGTGCGGCTTGGCTAAACAATGCGTTGACGGCGCAGGTGGATGTTTCGCGTTGCACTTCAACCGTCAGGTCGATGCAGGACACATTGGGCACAGGCACACGGATTGATGTGCCAAACAGGCGACCTTTTAGGTGGGGCAGAACCGCTTCCACGGCTTCGGCCGCGCCGGTGGTGGTGGGGATCATCGACAAGCTTGCCGCGCGCGCACGGTTCAGCGTTTTGCCATAGGCGTCATGCACAGGCTGCACGCCGGTGTAGCAGTGCACCGTGGTCATGGTACCACGCACAATACCGTA containing:
- a CDS encoding metallophosphoesterase family protein is translated as MIKLTLALTAFGLMASQASAQFKGNIYAGWVQYTGDGTAQARVVINTDPANPAGTKCPDIRHGNTKTPMTLRSGFAPLGFEGVRVCVAPVDSTMVGMFVPPALRLPTPSTDPQKIAVLGDTGCRVAYGIVQNCTGDGQGKAWDYEAVADRAAQDAPDLFIHVGDMHYRETGTCDEGCHQSNIGFSWASWKADFFDPSATVFQTAPLIPVRGNHEDCTRAWKGWFYLLDPNPIEATSWPASCPGKNGAPLDAGGNDWSYTLPYPVTFDSFQVIVMDTARIDNDYGSRPDQGAVDQYKVEFSAIELIAEQAAVPSWLVTHRPFWAIASYGSEAAPKASPTDQTLQVALAQSVQKALPSQIKLTMAGHIHLAQQLSFSDGRPSQFVFGNSGTKRDPELGTGGVLHSNAKRALGRLGANTNDFFWSYHFSYGLITPGSGVWDVSFHDAAGQKMHSTSVAQ
- a CDS encoding CoA-acylating methylmalonate-semialdehyde dehydrogenase; the protein is MQELTHYINGAHVKGTSGRFADVMNPATGEVQAKCPLASSAEMDEAVKHAQAAQPAWAATNPQRRARVMMKFVGLLNDNMDKLAEALSREHGKTLPDAAGDVQRGLEVVEYCIGAPELLKGDYTDSAGPGIDMYSMRQALGVTAGITPFNFPAMIPMWMFAPAIACGNAFILKPSERDPSVPLMLAELMEEAGLPKGILQVVNGDKEAVDAILHHEVIQSVGFVGSTPIAEYIYSTGCANGKRVQCFGGAKNHMIIMPDADMDQAADALIGAGYGAAGERCMAISVAVPVGDETADRLIEKLVPRIESLKVGPYTSGNDVDYGPVVTAAAKANIERLVQTGVDQGAELVVDGRDFKLQGYEDGFFVGPHLFDKATKDMDIYKHEIFGPVLTCVRAQSYEEAIGLAMDHEYGNGTAIFTRDGDAARDFANRINVGMVGINVPIPVPLAYHTFGGWKKSVFGDLNQHGPDAFKFYTRTKTVTARWPSGIKEGGEFSIPVME
- a CDS encoding LysR family transcriptional regulator — its product is MQANWDDVRLFLSVAREGGLSAAGKILRLDPATLGRRMTRLEDTTGTALFVKSPQGYALTEAGTQLLARAEAAETAMRAATASLPTGSESLTGQIRIGAPDGCANYVLPQVCARLSARHPDLDIQIVALPRVFNLSRREADLAIGVSAPTAGRLTVQKITDYKLHLAAAEDYLQASATIRMPQDLKSHKIVGYIPDMIFDRELDYLAHIGVARVPLASNSVSVQLNLLRHGGGVGVVHDFALPAAPNLVRILTDKISLTRAFYMIRHEADRKNTKLTQLADDLSAGLRQEVAHLEATLT
- a CDS encoding CBS domain-containing protein is translated as MLVQQILKSKSDDAVVTVAPGTLVSDAAKVLAERRIGTVVVSKDGQSMAGILSERDIVREIGKRGASCLSDKVDSYMTTKLITCGRNESADKVLEMMTEGRFRHMPVVEDGALVGLITIGDVVKARLTELAMEKDALQGMIMGH
- the coaD gene encoding pantetheine-phosphate adenylyltransferase — its product is MRVGLYPGTFDPITLGHIDIIRRASALVDKLVIGVAINRDKGPLFSLEERVAMIEAECAKLSEQTGTQIVAHPFENLLIDCARDVGAQMIIRGLRAVADFEYEYQMVGMNRVLDDSIETVFLMAEAKHQAIASKLVKEIARLGGDVTKFVPPLVNKELTKRLG
- the gap gene encoding type I glyceraldehyde-3-phosphate dehydrogenase; amino-acid sequence: MTITLGINGFGRIGRSILRAILESGRDDLRVVAINDLADLENMAHLLEFDSVHGRLRRPIATGDGVLDVGTGPIRVTHVASPDALPWQDVDIALECTGHFRTAALAGLHLKNGAGKVLVSAPAKINDIKTVVMGVNDAAITADDTILSNGSCTTNCLAPVAHLLHEAYGIVRGTMTTVHCYTGVQPVHDAYGKTLNRARAASLSMIPTTTGAAEAVEAVLPHLKGRLFGTSIRVPVPNVSCIDLTVEVQRETSTCAVNALFSQAAHGPMARIMAVTSTPMVSVDLNHDPMSATVALDQTHVQDKTMIRVLAWYDNEWGFSNRMIDMAERLALS